From a region of the Sinorhizobium sp. B11 genome:
- a CDS encoding CpaD family pilus assembly protein — MSGAGSEPMNTNRDQAMAHYSAIHFRTTRPLLVAASLAVAILSGCAGPRDQLTTGGIPDDYRERHPIVVTEAEQTVDIPVASSDRRLTIAQRELIRGFAQNYVSRASGPVYILSPEGSVNAGAARALRSQVRAELASRGIASNKIINTSYAATGLRDAAPIRLSFTGMTAVTTQCGQWPRDISADFTNQNYYNFGCASQNNLAAQVANPEDFVAPRGMTPIDAERRNQAIQEYRTTTTTIDDVDSGQTGF, encoded by the coding sequence ATGAGCGGGGCAGGGTCTGAACCGATGAATACGAACAGAGATCAGGCGATGGCCCATTACAGCGCGATACATTTCCGCACGACAAGGCCTCTGCTCGTGGCTGCATCGCTCGCCGTTGCAATTCTTTCCGGCTGCGCTGGTCCGCGTGACCAGCTCACGACCGGAGGCATTCCTGATGATTACCGGGAGCGCCACCCGATCGTCGTGACGGAAGCCGAACAAACGGTCGATATTCCCGTTGCCTCCAGCGATCGCCGCCTGACGATCGCACAGCGCGAGTTGATTCGCGGCTTCGCGCAAAATTACGTGTCGCGCGCTTCCGGCCCGGTCTATATCCTGTCTCCGGAGGGATCAGTCAATGCAGGCGCGGCTCGCGCCCTGCGCAGCCAGGTTCGTGCCGAACTTGCTTCGCGTGGCATTGCCAGCAACAAGATCATCAATACGTCCTATGCAGCAACCGGTCTCCGCGACGCTGCGCCGATACGCTTGAGTTTTACCGGTATGACGGCGGTAACGACCCAGTGCGGTCAGTGGCCGAGGGATATCTCGGCAGACTTCACGAACCAGAATTACTACAATTTCGGCTGTGCCTCGCAGAACAACCTCGCCGCTCAGGTCGCCAATCCGGAAGATTTTGTTGCTCCGCGCGGCATGACTCCGATCGACGCCGAGCGGCGCAATCAGGCGATCCAGGAATACCGG